The following coding sequences are from one Paludisphaera rhizosphaerae window:
- a CDS encoding SCO family protein has protein sequence MAGWLWNLLTTLGDDPSPDPLPRPPRRCDRFADVPLVDQFGRRLRFREAFVDGRALIVNTMYTVCRGTCPGTSQTLKGLREKLSPVFGDRLTIVSLSIDPERDDPRSLRMFASIYGADRHQSGLCDWRFVTGEPADVDRLRRSLDFYDLDPAVDADPTRHASTLLFGNSTSDRWAAMPAEQREPLLIEAIRRVAGFTFEQKYGIPG, from the coding sequence ATGGCCGGATGGCTCTGGAACCTGCTGACGACGCTGGGCGACGATCCCAGTCCCGATCCCCTCCCGCGTCCCCCCCGGCGCTGCGATCGCTTCGCGGACGTCCCGCTGGTCGACCAGTTCGGCCGCCGCCTGCGGTTCCGCGAGGCGTTCGTCGACGGCCGGGCTCTGATCGTCAACACGATGTACACCGTCTGCCGGGGGACCTGCCCGGGAACGAGCCAGACGCTCAAGGGTTTGCGCGAGAAGCTCTCGCCGGTCTTCGGCGATCGGCTGACCATCGTCTCGCTCTCGATCGACCCCGAGCGCGACGACCCCCGGTCGCTGCGGATGTTCGCCTCGATCTACGGCGCCGACCGCCATCAGTCCGGCCTCTGCGACTGGCGGTTCGTCACCGGCGAGCCGGCCGACGTGGACCGCCTGCGCCGCAGCCTGGACTTCTACGACCTCGACCCGGCGGTCGACGCCGATCCGACGAGGCACGCCTCCACCTTGCTCTTCGGCAATTCGACGAGCGACCGCTGGGCGGCGATGCCCGCCGAGCAGCGCGAACCGCTGCTGATCGAAGCGATCCGTCGCGTGGCGGGCTTCACCTTCGAGCAGAAATACGGAATCCCGGGCTGA
- a CDS encoding MotA/TolQ/ExbB proton channel family protein, which produces MNVTRIIDASGYIIYAALAFLAVWGAYNAILLYRTLRKKTIRDPETLVTQVQELCRAGKYDAAMNVCQSPAYWHTALAQLMAVALKNRDKGLAKIKQLLVSEFHTEVVAEMENRLGSVSTIVRMGPLLGLLGTVASMIGAFGRIGSSEKVSPNALASDISLALWATGAGLLIANPMMLIGNDFHARLRRLRDRTERQLQDVLDVMETTEPGKAASPAAERPARPAASR; this is translated from the coding sequence ATGAACGTCACGCGGATCATCGACGCGTCCGGCTACATCATTTACGCCGCCCTGGCGTTCCTGGCCGTTTGGGGGGCGTACAACGCGATCCTCCTCTACCGAACGCTCCGCAAGAAGACGATCCGCGACCCCGAGACCCTGGTGACGCAGGTCCAGGAGCTTTGCAGGGCCGGCAAGTACGACGCCGCGATGAACGTCTGCCAGAGCCCCGCCTACTGGCACACGGCGCTCGCGCAGTTGATGGCGGTCGCCCTCAAGAATCGTGACAAAGGGCTGGCCAAGATCAAGCAGCTCTTGGTCAGCGAGTTCCACACCGAGGTCGTCGCCGAGATGGAGAATCGGCTGGGGTCGGTCTCGACGATCGTCCGGATGGGCCCGTTGCTCGGACTGCTGGGGACCGTCGCGTCGATGATCGGGGCGTTCGGCCGGATCGGCAGCTCGGAGAAGGTCAGTCCCAACGCCTTGGCCTCCGACATCAGCCTGGCGCTCTGGGCCACCGGGGCCGGCCTGCTGATCGCCAACCCGATGATGCTGATCGGCAACGACTTCCACGCCCGGCTCCGACGCCTCCGCGACCGGACCGAGCGGCAGCTCCAGGACGTGCTCGACGTGATGGAGACGACCGAACCCGGCAAGGCCGCCTCCCCGGCCGCCGAGAGACCCGCCCGGCCGGCAGCCTCGCGCTGA
- a CDS encoding multicopper oxidase family protein, with protein sequence MLNRRDLIRAAAAAAAGASASNAGAQDPPGPFDDPTVRFDKAKADEPPNWAFRTPLQIPPTPRPTAVAAREDLEGPSPKVPAFGPTDAFPIGDCFHGVAREWAMTPPFWKLYDCNPNEQDHVKAWYDKRDHFGKIIGHRHLVDKDGNPRQDVDNWGGFPVKCFKIPIQEARVPIDPLPFPTLFYTYAGMVPGPTLRMRIGQPTVVRFHNHLETETSIHFHGGHNPSHSDGFPTFYVLQGKSRDYFYPNIAPMIERDKEKPETEPKPGDAVLSSNSGGYIPDVAEAQSTCWYHDHGMDCTAYNVSKGLAGFVMVFSERELELIASGVLPGEREKSCQDPELYGLKTDPKEVADLEDPKRPGFYLRGKEPYHNPYDIPIVIQDKVIDYNTGQIAFDTNAHNGYLGDTFLLNGTPWPKLCVENRKYRFRFLNGSNARIYRLRFLSEADYDALRRGDDPAPAEAADAECAAAAAGGGDFESVAKPFLRIGKDSWLWPKARTATSLLLPMANRADLVVDFKELTKDLNLGKDDEAVFYLVNTMAQTDGRGPRVKLDDPGDPRVLPVPFDVAPGANPLVRPGKLAESNRPVALMKIIVRGAPLDEKEDASIKHGTCLNPHEPIKDEEVQVVRQFIFERGKGAWRINGRFYDPTIANATPSSNSVEEWVLRNGGGGWWHPIHIHLESHQLVSYQKDFAADDVVDLRDPPNIPRLGNLVDILEMMDAGDQIGLHDTQVLGPNTIARIRMRFRTWNGPFVFHCHNVDHEDMRMMFNFEPVDRDYADPIHGDLTAADRELDHRLRANVAPDSRTHGDDLTHQPDPDHLRVGEPPWEYPPVPGTPARDVDDLIHDRKRRDAETKAAAPKPESKG encoded by the coding sequence ATGCTGAACCGTCGCGACCTGATCCGGGCGGCCGCCGCGGCTGCCGCCGGCGCGTCCGCCTCCAACGCCGGGGCGCAGGATCCTCCGGGGCCGTTCGACGACCCGACCGTCCGGTTCGACAAGGCCAAGGCGGACGAGCCGCCGAACTGGGCCTTCCGCACGCCCTTGCAGATCCCCCCCACGCCCCGCCCCACGGCGGTCGCCGCTCGCGAGGACCTGGAAGGCCCTTCGCCGAAGGTTCCCGCCTTCGGCCCGACCGACGCCTTCCCGATCGGCGACTGCTTCCACGGGGTCGCCCGCGAGTGGGCCATGACCCCTCCGTTCTGGAAGCTCTACGACTGCAACCCGAACGAGCAGGACCACGTCAAGGCGTGGTACGACAAGCGAGATCACTTCGGCAAGATCATCGGCCATCGGCATCTCGTCGACAAGGACGGGAATCCGCGGCAAGACGTCGACAACTGGGGCGGCTTCCCGGTCAAGTGCTTCAAGATCCCGATCCAGGAGGCCCGGGTTCCCATCGACCCTCTACCATTTCCCACTCTCTTCTACACCTACGCGGGGATGGTTCCGGGGCCGACGCTTCGGATGCGGATCGGCCAGCCGACGGTCGTCCGGTTCCACAACCACCTGGAGACGGAGACTTCCATCCACTTCCACGGCGGCCACAACCCCTCGCACAGCGACGGCTTCCCCACGTTCTACGTCCTTCAGGGGAAGTCGCGGGATTACTTCTATCCCAACATCGCCCCGATGATCGAACGCGACAAGGAGAAGCCCGAGACCGAACCGAAGCCCGGCGACGCCGTCCTTTCCTCGAACAGCGGCGGCTACATCCCCGACGTCGCCGAGGCGCAGTCGACCTGCTGGTACCACGACCACGGCATGGACTGCACCGCGTACAACGTCTCCAAGGGTCTGGCCGGCTTCGTCATGGTCTTCAGCGAGCGTGAGCTGGAACTCATCGCCTCCGGCGTCCTTCCCGGCGAGCGCGAGAAGTCATGCCAGGACCCCGAGTTGTACGGCCTGAAGACCGACCCGAAGGAAGTGGCCGACCTGGAAGACCCCAAACGCCCCGGCTTCTACCTGCGCGGCAAGGAGCCCTACCACAATCCGTACGACATCCCCATCGTCATCCAGGACAAGGTGATCGACTACAACACGGGGCAGATCGCCTTCGACACGAACGCCCACAACGGCTACCTCGGCGACACGTTCCTGCTCAACGGCACGCCCTGGCCCAAACTCTGCGTGGAGAACCGCAAGTACCGATTCCGGTTCCTCAACGGCTCGAACGCCCGGATCTACCGCCTGCGGTTCCTCTCCGAGGCCGACTACGACGCCCTCCGCCGGGGCGACGACCCCGCGCCGGCTGAAGCCGCGGACGCCGAATGCGCGGCCGCCGCGGCTGGCGGCGGCGACTTCGAGAGCGTCGCCAAGCCGTTCCTCCGGATCGGCAAGGATTCGTGGCTCTGGCCCAAGGCGCGGACCGCCACGAGCCTCCTGCTGCCGATGGCCAACCGGGCCGACCTGGTGGTCGACTTCAAGGAACTCACGAAGGACCTGAATCTCGGGAAGGACGACGAGGCGGTCTTCTATCTGGTCAACACGATGGCCCAGACCGACGGCCGCGGCCCCCGGGTGAAGCTCGACGACCCCGGCGATCCCCGCGTGCTTCCGGTCCCGTTCGACGTCGCCCCCGGCGCCAATCCGCTCGTCCGCCCCGGGAAGCTCGCCGAGTCGAACCGGCCCGTCGCGCTCATGAAGATCATCGTCCGGGGCGCCCCGCTCGATGAGAAGGAAGACGCCTCCATCAAGCACGGCACCTGCCTGAACCCTCACGAGCCGATCAAGGACGAGGAAGTCCAGGTGGTCCGCCAGTTCATCTTCGAACGCGGCAAGGGCGCCTGGCGGATCAACGGCCGGTTCTACGACCCGACGATCGCCAACGCCACTCCCTCCAGCAACTCGGTCGAGGAGTGGGTCCTCCGCAACGGGGGCGGCGGCTGGTGGCACCCGATCCACATCCACCTGGAAAGCCACCAACTCGTCAGCTACCAGAAGGACTTCGCCGCCGACGACGTGGTCGACCTCCGCGACCCGCCCAACATCCCTCGGCTCGGCAACCTCGTCGACATCCTGGAGATGATGGACGCGGGGGACCAGATCGGCCTGCACGACACCCAGGTCCTCGGCCCCAATACGATCGCCCGGATCCGCATGCGGTTCCGCACCTGGAACGGCCCCTTCGTCTTCCACTGCCATAACGTGGACCACGAAGACATGCGGATGATGTTTAACTTCGAGCCCGTCGACCGCGACTACGCGGACCCGATCCACGGCGACCTGACCGCCGCGGACCGCGAACTCGACCACCGTCTCAGGGCGAACGTCGCTCCCGACTCTCGCACCCACGGCGACGACCTGACGCACCAGCCCGACCCCGACCACCTCCGCGTGGGCGAGCCTCCCTGGGAGTATCCGCCGGTCCCCGGCACACCGGCCCGCGACGTCGACGACCTGATCCACGACCGCAAGAGACGCGACGCCGAGACCAAGGCCGCCGCTCCCAAACCTGAGTCCAAGGGTTGA
- a CDS encoding cytochrome c peroxidase — protein MNLRSRAAAGLALAAIAALAVARVPAQTPSEQPASSSKTTPSPQPRAGARESAPTGGHLVGHEEAELLRRIQELIDDFDPRKLVSPYVEAVQRDDKSRPTKWVVKRPDLAQFIKDADAAVALGKAFFWEMQAGSDFRRIGDGKFVGTACASCHYRFGADPRDTNTARIPYVGWKEYCLDKDHKDLGFGEKQQPVDGLAKMIRANQESRRLTDAPAPPPAPEDAAGVATLRIDHPSDLKNPVPRGFPPHVRRRPPGLDADDEEDEAEDCDEDRRKTPLSLIVGSQGVEPRVFTRLVEEKSPEGTWWREESVLRSPHGFRRPPQWSMFVDKRPGQSRAFRQITTRNAPSVMNATFADRLFHDSRAESTFNGFSIFGDFDESEVLYVRRVDAQGRLQAPMKSRIAIPRAALASQAVGPIVNDVEMSYVGRTFHDLAYKLLDAEVLGFQMVSEDDSVFSRHRGAGWSKDKPGLGKTYRELIQEAFRPEWCDEIDASSETRTAFKVPLLLAVHDAGETPVTGTLMQADFSLYWGLSLMLYQSTLISNESPYDRMLRGSGDEVENLWRQKRSQLEPIYIDRVHSLARSPENCIPGETPPVVASTTNPKPPPATPRFAFNSGPEVFQRGLRSFLSRGCVDCHDGPLFSEVYLRGDQGENEPLKPLPIGRLVSNALLPDSRGDALAFKYVGARERVLERIGSTLADGGKPLLDRELLDFIDVCERDGGDEAALARSVNDLLKPFRTARQTTHPTDEPGHCLELAKLVAKEWTTFEKTFVERLGNRHFFREDERVARAGLIGVPVMVELMPIPQTLAAIRPRLPISGPLARGSYAFYDVSNYVIGAGLPRYDRGGGEWTELNAPEPNYPYELLEAFQNLLDKLPPLIADQRNRAPGISQAELERIVEGELEAFDRMSRSRFGVVAPRRTREAVMAMTKPNERDSQEKVAKLQDQVRSMTRTMAEARIDSSKQKLADDAKAQVAFGPAPKYSSAGAPGVAYQMRKGRSRSSQMFLDQPRRIGEGPWKNPLDADADSRASNPRDLSWHRNLPNWNNSPLLKPATPKEPNQPEGEAFDSVDARRADVHFFARSRAMVQDESSEGRRKPLLHDNELAFWGSFKTPTLRNVSLTAPYMHNGRLQSLVDVVDFYDCGGDVPADPVHNPDLAPAMLRLHMDEEEKLALVFFLMCLTDCRVEHEKAPFDHPSIRVVNGYDDQFSERIILVNAVGAGGAESSPKGFPDHTEPEMSAPPQP, from the coding sequence ATGAACCTTCGCAGCCGCGCCGCGGCGGGCCTGGCCCTCGCTGCAATCGCCGCCCTCGCCGTCGCCCGGGTCCCGGCCCAGACGCCGTCTGAACAGCCGGCGTCGAGTAGCAAAACCACGCCGTCGCCCCAGCCCAGGGCCGGCGCCCGCGAATCGGCCCCCACTGGCGGCCACCTCGTCGGCCATGAGGAGGCGGAACTGCTGCGACGCATCCAGGAGTTGATCGACGACTTCGACCCGCGAAAGCTCGTCAGCCCCTACGTCGAGGCCGTCCAGCGCGACGACAAGAGCCGGCCGACGAAGTGGGTCGTCAAGCGCCCGGATCTGGCCCAGTTCATCAAGGACGCCGACGCCGCCGTCGCGCTGGGCAAGGCGTTCTTCTGGGAGATGCAGGCCGGCAGCGATTTCCGCCGGATCGGCGACGGGAAGTTCGTCGGCACCGCCTGCGCCTCGTGCCACTACCGGTTCGGCGCCGACCCCCGCGATACGAACACCGCCCGCATCCCCTACGTCGGCTGGAAGGAATACTGTCTCGACAAGGACCACAAGGATCTCGGCTTCGGCGAGAAGCAACAGCCCGTCGACGGCCTCGCGAAGATGATCCGGGCCAACCAGGAGTCGCGCCGGTTGACGGACGCCCCCGCCCCGCCGCCTGCCCCCGAGGACGCCGCCGGCGTGGCGACCCTGCGCATCGACCACCCCAGCGACCTCAAGAATCCCGTACCTCGCGGCTTCCCTCCCCACGTCCGCCGCCGCCCTCCGGGCCTCGACGCCGACGACGAGGAAGACGAAGCGGAGGACTGCGACGAGGACCGCCGCAAGACGCCGCTGTCGCTGATCGTCGGTTCCCAGGGGGTTGAGCCCCGCGTCTTTACGAGGCTTGTCGAGGAGAAGTCACCCGAAGGAACCTGGTGGCGGGAGGAATCCGTCCTTCGCTCTCCCCATGGATTCCGGCGTCCCCCTCAATGGTCGATGTTCGTCGACAAGAGGCCCGGCCAGTCGCGCGCCTTCCGGCAGATCACCACCCGCAACGCGCCCAGCGTCATGAATGCGACGTTCGCGGACCGCCTCTTCCACGACTCCCGCGCCGAGTCCACCTTCAACGGCTTCTCGATCTTCGGCGACTTCGACGAGAGCGAAGTCCTCTACGTCCGCAGGGTCGACGCCCAGGGCCGACTCCAGGCGCCCATGAAGTCGAGGATCGCCATCCCTCGCGCCGCGCTGGCGTCGCAGGCGGTGGGCCCGATCGTCAACGACGTGGAAATGTCGTACGTCGGCCGGACGTTCCACGACCTCGCGTACAAGCTCCTCGACGCCGAGGTGCTCGGCTTCCAGATGGTTTCGGAGGACGATTCGGTCTTCAGTCGACATCGCGGAGCTGGTTGGTCCAAGGACAAGCCGGGGCTGGGGAAGACCTACCGCGAACTCATCCAGGAAGCCTTCCGCCCCGAATGGTGCGACGAGATCGACGCATCGTCCGAGACCAGGACCGCTTTCAAGGTCCCCCTGTTGCTGGCCGTCCACGACGCCGGCGAAACGCCTGTGACCGGCACCTTGATGCAGGCCGACTTCTCGCTCTACTGGGGTCTGAGCCTGATGCTCTACCAGTCGACGTTGATCTCCAACGAATCCCCCTACGACCGGATGCTCCGAGGCTCCGGCGATGAGGTGGAAAACCTCTGGCGGCAGAAGCGCAGCCAGCTGGAACCCATCTACATCGACCGCGTCCACAGCCTCGCCCGTTCACCCGAGAACTGCATCCCCGGAGAGACGCCCCCCGTCGTCGCGTCGACGACAAACCCGAAGCCGCCGCCGGCCACGCCGCGGTTCGCGTTTAACTCTGGGCCCGAGGTCTTTCAGCGCGGGCTGCGGTCGTTCCTGTCGCGGGGATGCGTCGACTGCCACGACGGCCCGCTGTTCAGCGAGGTCTATCTCCGCGGCGATCAAGGAGAGAATGAGCCCCTGAAGCCCCTCCCGATCGGCCGCCTGGTCTCCAACGCTCTCCTGCCCGACTCGCGGGGCGACGCTCTCGCCTTCAAGTACGTCGGCGCCCGCGAGCGCGTCCTCGAGCGGATCGGCTCCACCCTCGCCGACGGCGGCAAGCCGCTCCTGGATCGCGAACTGTTGGATTTCATCGACGTCTGCGAACGCGACGGCGGCGACGAAGCGGCCCTGGCCCGGTCCGTCAACGACCTGCTCAAGCCGTTCCGGACCGCCCGCCAAACGACCCACCCGACCGACGAGCCCGGCCATTGCCTGGAGTTGGCGAAACTGGTCGCGAAGGAGTGGACGACGTTCGAGAAGACGTTCGTCGAACGGCTCGGGAACCGTCACTTCTTCCGCGAGGACGAGCGCGTGGCGCGGGCCGGCCTGATCGGCGTCCCGGTGATGGTCGAGCTCATGCCCATCCCGCAGACGCTTGCCGCGATCCGCCCCCGACTGCCGATCAGCGGCCCGCTCGCCCGAGGATCCTACGCCTTCTACGACGTCTCCAATTACGTCATCGGCGCCGGCCTCCCCCGCTACGACCGCGGCGGCGGCGAATGGACTGAGCTGAACGCGCCGGAGCCGAACTACCCTTATGAGTTGCTCGAGGCCTTCCAGAACCTCCTGGATAAACTCCCGCCTCTCATCGCCGACCAACGAAATCGCGCCCCGGGGATTTCGCAGGCCGAACTCGAGCGGATCGTTGAGGGCGAACTGGAGGCGTTCGATCGCATGAGTCGCTCCAGGTTCGGCGTCGTCGCGCCCCGCCGGACCCGAGAAGCCGTCATGGCCATGACCAAGCCCAATGAGAGGGATTCACAGGAGAAGGTCGCCAAGCTCCAGGATCAGGTCCGCTCCATGACCCGGACGATGGCCGAGGCTCGGATCGACTCGTCTAAACAAAAACTGGCCGACGATGCGAAGGCGCAAGTCGCTTTCGGCCCGGCTCCCAAGTACTCCTCCGCAGGCGCCCCGGGGGTTGCTTATCAGATGAGGAAAGGGCGGTCGAGGTCCAGCCAAATGTTCCTCGACCAGCCGCGAAGGATCGGCGAAGGGCCCTGGAAGAACCCCCTCGACGCCGACGCCGACTCCCGCGCCTCCAACCCTCGGGATCTCTCGTGGCACCGCAATCTACCGAACTGGAACAACTCTCCGTTGCTCAAGCCAGCCACGCCCAAGGAACCCAATCAACCGGAAGGCGAAGCCTTTGACTCGGTCGACGCCCGTCGCGCCGACGTCCACTTCTTCGCCCGCTCCCGCGCAATGGTCCAGGACGAGTCTTCCGAGGGTCGTCGCAAGCCGCTCCTTCACGACAACGAGCTGGCCTTCTGGGGATCGTTCAAGACCCCCACGCTCCGCAACGTGTCGCTGACCGCCCCCTACATGCACAACGGCCGGCTCCAGTCGTTGGTCGACGTCGTCGACTTCTACGACTGCGGCGGCGACGTCCCCGCCGACCCCGTCCACAACCCCGACCTCGCCCCGGCCATGCTCCGCCTGCACATGGACGAGGAAGAAAAGCTGGCCCTGGTCTTCTTCCTGATGTGCCTGACCGACTGCCGCGTCGAGCACGAGAAGGCCCCGTTCGACCATCCCTCAATCCGGGTCGTCAACGGCTACGACGACCAGTTCAGCGAGCGCATCATCCTCGTGAACGCCGTCGGCGCCGGCGGCGCCGAGTCCTCGCCGAAGGGCTTCCCCGACCACACCGAGCCCGAGATGTCCGCGCCGCCGCAGCCTTGA
- a CDS encoding ExbD/TolR family protein, with translation MLLRRDETEERDEHIDMTPMVDVVFQLMTFMLFSTQMTGGEKVDVPPARHGVGVEESAATFLTLAKPKVPGGDSDLLLGHGEGPVATLDQARKAVDDAVRKGVRKVVLQADGDVPHGKVLEVAAAVSQVEGVTVHVGVQEASATP, from the coding sequence ATGCTGCTGCGACGCGACGAGACCGAGGAACGCGACGAACACATCGACATGACGCCGATGGTCGACGTCGTCTTCCAGCTCATGACGTTCATGCTCTTCTCCACCCAGATGACCGGCGGCGAGAAGGTGGACGTCCCCCCCGCGCGGCACGGAGTGGGCGTGGAGGAATCGGCGGCGACCTTCCTGACCCTGGCCAAGCCGAAGGTCCCCGGCGGCGACTCCGACCTGCTCCTCGGCCACGGCGAGGGCCCGGTCGCGACGCTCGATCAGGCCCGCAAGGCCGTCGACGACGCCGTCCGCAAGGGGGTCCGCAAGGTCGTCCTTCAGGCCGACGGCGACGTCCCCCACGGCAAGGTCCTGGAGGTCGCCGCGGCGGTCAGCCAGGTCGAAGGGGTCACCGTTCACGTCGGCGTCCAGGAAGCGAGCGCGACGCCTTAG
- a CDS encoding biopolymer transporter ExbD, translating into MVDPMPSWDVFYSDRLELARGLTAEEIRAGLAAGSIREDDLVRPSGTSVAWARVADVPELAAPPAAAPPPPAAPTKDVYEVEPEPEPEPEPPVEPARRVPPVEDRPEPVESGDLSFPVVRDDAPPPADWEWDDEEELAEDLEEGYEEDEDEEDIAYEPVPRQATASIIPEPVPVSEADLGPDDLHPDRLTSTGSSSSRVALPTARSRDYDERQGDEDEEDEGLVSLRRAGPQKVEELDLAAMVDVAFQLVLFFLVTATTVLYKTLEIPKPSAEAPPEAVAQARNRTLDDLKNDYILVEIDAEGNVKIDQEPVPAQVEALVQRLREARDKTDRKAMLLSADFTTRHRSAVLAYDAANEIGLSIAIAKPAPPAGPPPALRPADAPKKAGA; encoded by the coding sequence TTGGTTGACCCTATGCCGTCCTGGGACGTCTTCTACTCCGACCGCCTGGAGCTCGCCCGCGGCCTGACCGCCGAGGAGATCCGCGCCGGCCTGGCCGCGGGCTCCATCCGCGAGGACGACCTGGTGCGCCCCTCGGGCACGTCCGTCGCGTGGGCTCGCGTCGCCGACGTCCCCGAACTGGCGGCCCCGCCCGCCGCCGCCCCTCCCCCACCGGCCGCACCGACCAAGGACGTCTACGAGGTCGAGCCCGAACCCGAGCCTGAGCCCGAACCTCCGGTGGAGCCGGCTCGCCGCGTCCCACCCGTCGAGGATCGGCCAGAGCCCGTCGAGAGCGGCGACCTCTCGTTCCCGGTCGTCCGCGACGACGCTCCCCCGCCCGCCGACTGGGAGTGGGACGACGAGGAGGAACTCGCCGAGGATCTGGAAGAAGGCTACGAGGAGGACGAGGACGAGGAGGACATCGCCTACGAACCGGTCCCCCGGCAAGCGACCGCCTCTATCATCCCCGAGCCCGTCCCCGTCTCCGAGGCCGACCTGGGCCCGGACGACCTGCATCCCGACCGGCTGACCTCGACCGGATCGTCGAGCAGCCGGGTCGCGCTCCCCACGGCTCGCTCGCGAGACTACGACGAACGCCAGGGCGACGAGGATGAGGAAGACGAGGGCCTGGTCTCGCTTCGTCGAGCCGGCCCGCAGAAGGTCGAGGAACTGGACCTGGCGGCGATGGTGGACGTGGCGTTCCAGCTCGTCCTCTTCTTCCTGGTCACGGCCACGACGGTCCTCTACAAGACCCTGGAGATCCCCAAGCCCTCCGCCGAGGCTCCGCCGGAGGCCGTCGCCCAGGCCCGCAACCGAACGCTCGACGACCTGAAGAACGACTACATCCTGGTGGAGATCGACGCCGAGGGGAACGTGAAGATCGACCAGGAGCCGGTCCCCGCCCAGGTGGAAGCCCTCGTCCAGCGACTGCGCGAGGCCCGCGACAAGACCGACCGCAAGGCCATGCTGCTCTCGGCCGACTTCACCACCCGCCACCGAAGCGCCGTGCTCGCCTACGACGCCGCCAACGAGATCGGCCTGAGCATCGCGATCGCCAAGCCGGCCCCTCCCGCCGGCCCTCCCCCGGCCCTCCGCCCGGCCGACGCGCCGAAGAAGGCGGGGGCTTAA